The following are encoded together in the Phaseolus vulgaris cultivar G19833 chromosome 9, P. vulgaris v2.0, whole genome shotgun sequence genome:
- the LOC137822965 gene encoding nuclear poly(A) polymerase 4 isoform X2 translates to MAVSDSPSGASTPPQQEQTNKYGFTKPLSLAGPTDADLHRNNDLEKLLLDSGLYESNDESAARKEVLHRLDQIVKSWVKQLTRQRGYTDQMVEDANAVIFTFGSYRLGVHGPGVDIDTLCIGPSYVNREEDFFILLHNILAEMEEVSELQPVPDAHVPVMKFKFQGISIDLLYASISLLVVPEDLDISHGSVLYDVDEPTVRSLNGCRVADQILKLVPNIEHFRTTLRCLKFWAKRRGVYSNVTGFLGGVNWAILVARICQLYPNAIPSMLVSRFFRVYTQWRWPNPVMLCSIEENELGFPIWDPRRNPRDRFHTMPIITPAYPCMNSSYNVSASTLRVMMEQFRYGNKICDEIDLNKAQWSALFQPYVFFEAYKNYLQVDIVASDTDDLLAWKGWVESRLRLLTLKIERDTNGMLQCHPYPHEYIDTSKPCAHSAFFMGLQRKEGVRGQEGQQFDIRGTVDEFRQEINMYIYWKPGMEIFVSHVRRKQLPAFVFPDGYKRSRMPRHTSHPTEKTGDDATKSYSGSGPSERCIKRKSYPEMVEKKPDKRASISPQRLECVSPESCTNKSGGTAQMSIDSIEGVWLAGSTTKSDNSNCEIKSSDVLPGSGLSTEVADMQIGEPGFVDTTHDMLKSRSVEVPNENGVVNGDKAQDLALDCLESEETESTNKFSHCKAGVIDMDQRLDKACNFITRDECSDYVPKASSQNLNCEPDFRLRSVVKLKMG, encoded by the exons ATGGCGGTTTCCGATAGTCCAAGCGGTGCCTCCACGCCGCCTCAACAGGAACAAACCAACAAGTACGGTTTCACCAAGCCTCTCTCTCTTGCAGGTCCAACCGACGCTGATCTCCACCGTAACAACGATTTGGAGAAG TTATTACTCGATTCGGGGCTTTATGAGAGCAATGATGAGTCCGCCGCGAGGAAAGAGGTTCTTCACCGTCTCGATCAG ATTGTGAAAAGCTGGGTGAAGCAGTTGACGCGCCAACGTGGCTACACAGATCAGATGGTCGAGGATGCAAACGCAGTCATTTTCACTTTTGGTTCTTACCGACTTGGG GTTCATGGACCTGGAGTTGACATTGACACTTTGTGCATTGGTCCTTCTTATGTGAACCGAGAG gaagatttcttcatccttttgcATAACATTCTGGCTGAAATGGAAGAAGTTTCTGAACTTCAACCTGTTCCTGATGCACATGTTCCTGTAATGAAATTCAAATTCCAGGGAATATCTATAGATTTGCTGTATGCAAGTATATCACTTTTGGTTGTGCCAGAA GACCTAGATATCTCGCATGGTTCAGTGCTGTATGATGTTGATGAACCAACCGTTCGAAGTCTTAATGGCTGTCGAGTGGCAGATCAAATTCTTAAACTTGTTCCAAATATTGAG CACTTCCGAACTACACTGAGATGCTTAAAGTTTTGGGCCAAAAGGCGTGGTGTTTATTCAAAT GTTACTGGATTCCTTGGTGGTGTAAATTGGGCTATTTTAGTTGCTCGAATATGCCAGCTTTACCCTAATGCAATCCCTAGTATGTTGGTTTCCCGATTCTTCAGGGTTTATACCCAGTGGCGGTGGCCAAACCCTGTAATGCTATGCTCCATAGAAGAGAATGAACTGGGATTCCCTATATGGGATCCTCGTAGAAACCCCCGAGATAGATTCCACACTATGCCAATAATTACTCCTGCATACCCTTGCATGAATTCAAGCTACAATGTCTCGGCAAGCACTCTTCGTGTCATGATGGAACAGTTCCGCTATGGCAATAAGATTTGTGAT GAAATTGACCTCAATAAAGCCCAGTGGAGTGCACTTTTTCAGCCTTACGTCTTTTTTGAGGCATACAAAAACTATTTACAAGTGGACATAGTTGCATCAGACACTGATGATTTACTAGCATGGAAGGGCTGGGTAGAATCTCGATTGAGGCTGCTTACCCTTAAG ATAGAGCGAGATACAAATGGGATGCTGCAGTGCCATCCTTACCCACATGAGTATATAGACACATCAAAGCCTTGTGCACATTCTGCATTTTTTATGGGCTTGCAAAGGAAAGAAGGAGTAAGAGGTCAAGAGGGGCAGCAATTTGATATAAGAGGAACGGTTGATGAATTCAGACAAGAAATAAACATGTATATCTACTGGAAGCCTGGAATGGAAATTTTTGTTTCTCATGTTCGTCGAAAGCAGCTCCCTGCATTTGTTTTTCCTGATGGTTACAAACGCAGCAGAATGCCAAGGCATACAAGCCATCCAACTGAAAAAACAGGTGATGATGCCACAAAGTCCTACTCTGGGTCTGGGCCGTCTGAAAGATGCATCAAGAGGAAAAGTTACCCTGAAATGGTGGAAAAGAAGCCAGACAAACGGGCATCTATTAGCCCACAGAGGTTAGAATGTGTTTCTCCTGAAAGTTGTACTAATAAATCAGGTGGTACAGCTCAAATGAGTATTGATAGTATTGAAGGGGTTTGGTTAGCTGGTTCAACAACCAAGTCTGATAACAGCAATTGTGAAATTAAGTCATCTGACGTACTCCCAGGAAGTGGACTAAGCACCGAGGTAGCTGACATGCAGATTGGTGAACCAGGATTTGTTGACACCACACATGATATGTTGAAATCAAGGAGTGTAGAAGTTCCAAATGAG AATGGAGTTGTCAATGGGGACAAAGCTCAGGATCTGGCTTTAGATTGCTTGGAAAGTGAAGAAACCGAATCTACGAACAAGTTTTCACACTGTAAAGCGGGTGTCATTGATATGGATCAGCGACTAGACAAAGCATGTAATTTCATCACAAGGGATGAATGCTCAGATTATGTACCAAAGGCCAGCTCCCAGAACCTCAATTGCGAG CCAGATTTCAGACTCAGAAGTGTTGTAAAATTGAAGATGGGCTAG
- the LOC137822965 gene encoding nuclear poly(A) polymerase 4 isoform X1 translates to MAVSDSPSGASTPPQQEQTNKYGFTKPLSLAGPTDADLHRNNDLEKLLLDSGLYESNDESAARKEVLHRLDQIVKSWVKQLTRQRGYTDQMVEDANAVIFTFGSYRLGVHGPGVDIDTLCIGPSYVNREEDFFILLHNILAEMEEVSELQPVPDAHVPVMKFKFQGISIDLLYASISLLVVPEDLDISHGSVLYDVDEPTVRSLNGCRVADQILKLVPNIEHFRTTLRCLKFWAKRRGVYSNVTGFLGGVNWAILVARICQLYPNAIPSMLVSRFFRVYTQWRWPNPVMLCSIEENELGFPIWDPRRNPRDRFHTMPIITPAYPCMNSSYNVSASTLRVMMEQFRYGNKICDEIDLNKAQWSALFQPYVFFEAYKNYLQVDIVASDTDDLLAWKGWVESRLRLLTLKIERDTNGMLQCHPYPHEYIDTSKPCAHSAFFMGLQRKEGVRGQEGQQFDIRGTVDEFRQEINMYIYWKPGMEIFVSHVRRKQLPAFVFPDGYKRSRMPRHTSHPTEKTGDDATKSYSGSGPSERCIKRKSYPEMVEKKPDKRASISPQRLECVSPESCTNKSGGTAQMSIDSIEGVWLAGSTTKSDNSNCEIKSSDVLPGSGLSTEVADMQIGEPGFVDTTHDMLKSRSVEVPNENGVVNGDKAQDLALDCLESEETESTNKFSHCKAGVIDMDQRLDKACNFITRDECSDYVPKASSQNLNCEVDEFGLNHMIFGRLMAEIPVTLLPCALL, encoded by the exons ATGGCGGTTTCCGATAGTCCAAGCGGTGCCTCCACGCCGCCTCAACAGGAACAAACCAACAAGTACGGTTTCACCAAGCCTCTCTCTCTTGCAGGTCCAACCGACGCTGATCTCCACCGTAACAACGATTTGGAGAAG TTATTACTCGATTCGGGGCTTTATGAGAGCAATGATGAGTCCGCCGCGAGGAAAGAGGTTCTTCACCGTCTCGATCAG ATTGTGAAAAGCTGGGTGAAGCAGTTGACGCGCCAACGTGGCTACACAGATCAGATGGTCGAGGATGCAAACGCAGTCATTTTCACTTTTGGTTCTTACCGACTTGGG GTTCATGGACCTGGAGTTGACATTGACACTTTGTGCATTGGTCCTTCTTATGTGAACCGAGAG gaagatttcttcatccttttgcATAACATTCTGGCTGAAATGGAAGAAGTTTCTGAACTTCAACCTGTTCCTGATGCACATGTTCCTGTAATGAAATTCAAATTCCAGGGAATATCTATAGATTTGCTGTATGCAAGTATATCACTTTTGGTTGTGCCAGAA GACCTAGATATCTCGCATGGTTCAGTGCTGTATGATGTTGATGAACCAACCGTTCGAAGTCTTAATGGCTGTCGAGTGGCAGATCAAATTCTTAAACTTGTTCCAAATATTGAG CACTTCCGAACTACACTGAGATGCTTAAAGTTTTGGGCCAAAAGGCGTGGTGTTTATTCAAAT GTTACTGGATTCCTTGGTGGTGTAAATTGGGCTATTTTAGTTGCTCGAATATGCCAGCTTTACCCTAATGCAATCCCTAGTATGTTGGTTTCCCGATTCTTCAGGGTTTATACCCAGTGGCGGTGGCCAAACCCTGTAATGCTATGCTCCATAGAAGAGAATGAACTGGGATTCCCTATATGGGATCCTCGTAGAAACCCCCGAGATAGATTCCACACTATGCCAATAATTACTCCTGCATACCCTTGCATGAATTCAAGCTACAATGTCTCGGCAAGCACTCTTCGTGTCATGATGGAACAGTTCCGCTATGGCAATAAGATTTGTGAT GAAATTGACCTCAATAAAGCCCAGTGGAGTGCACTTTTTCAGCCTTACGTCTTTTTTGAGGCATACAAAAACTATTTACAAGTGGACATAGTTGCATCAGACACTGATGATTTACTAGCATGGAAGGGCTGGGTAGAATCTCGATTGAGGCTGCTTACCCTTAAG ATAGAGCGAGATACAAATGGGATGCTGCAGTGCCATCCTTACCCACATGAGTATATAGACACATCAAAGCCTTGTGCACATTCTGCATTTTTTATGGGCTTGCAAAGGAAAGAAGGAGTAAGAGGTCAAGAGGGGCAGCAATTTGATATAAGAGGAACGGTTGATGAATTCAGACAAGAAATAAACATGTATATCTACTGGAAGCCTGGAATGGAAATTTTTGTTTCTCATGTTCGTCGAAAGCAGCTCCCTGCATTTGTTTTTCCTGATGGTTACAAACGCAGCAGAATGCCAAGGCATACAAGCCATCCAACTGAAAAAACAGGTGATGATGCCACAAAGTCCTACTCTGGGTCTGGGCCGTCTGAAAGATGCATCAAGAGGAAAAGTTACCCTGAAATGGTGGAAAAGAAGCCAGACAAACGGGCATCTATTAGCCCACAGAGGTTAGAATGTGTTTCTCCTGAAAGTTGTACTAATAAATCAGGTGGTACAGCTCAAATGAGTATTGATAGTATTGAAGGGGTTTGGTTAGCTGGTTCAACAACCAAGTCTGATAACAGCAATTGTGAAATTAAGTCATCTGACGTACTCCCAGGAAGTGGACTAAGCACCGAGGTAGCTGACATGCAGATTGGTGAACCAGGATTTGTTGACACCACACATGATATGTTGAAATCAAGGAGTGTAGAAGTTCCAAATGAG AATGGAGTTGTCAATGGGGACAAAGCTCAGGATCTGGCTTTAGATTGCTTGGAAAGTGAAGAAACCGAATCTACGAACAAGTTTTCACACTGTAAAGCGGGTGTCATTGATATGGATCAGCGACTAGACAAAGCATGTAATTTCATCACAAGGGATGAATGCTCAGATTATGTACCAAAGGCCAGCTCCCAGAACCTCAATTGCGAG GTGGACGAGTTTGGATTGAATCACATGATCTTTGGGAGGTTAATGGCTGAAATTCCTGTCACGCTGCTACCCTGTGCTTTGTTGTGA
- the LOC137822965 gene encoding nuclear poly(A) polymerase 4 isoform X3: MAVSDSPSGASTPPQQEQTNKYGFTKPLSLAGPTDADLHRNNDLEKLLLDSGLYESNDESAARKEVLHRLDQIVKSWVKQLTRQRGYTDQMVEDANAVIFTFGSYRLGVHGPGVDIDTLCIGPSYVNREEDFFILLHNILAEMEEVSELQPVPDAHVPVMKFKFQGISIDLLYASISLLVVPEDLDISHGSVLYDVDEPTVRSLNGCRVADQILKLVPNIEHFRTTLRCLKFWAKRRGVYSNVTGFLGGVNWAILVARICQLYPNAIPSMLVSRFFRVYTQWRWPNPVMLCSIEENELGFPIWDPRRNPRDRFHTMPIITPAYPCMNSSYNVSASTLRVMMEQFRYGNKICDEIDLNKAQWSALFQPYVFFEAYKNYLQVDIVASDTDDLLAWKGWVESRLRLLTLKIERDTNGMLQCHPYPHEYIDTSKPCAHSAFFMGLQRKEGVRGQEGQQFDIRGTVDEFRQEINMYIYWKPGMEIFVSHVRRKQLPAFVFPDGYKRSRMPRHTSHPTEKTGDDATKSYSGSGPSERCIKRKSYPEMVEKKPDKRASISPQRLECVSPESCTNKSGGTAQMSIDSIEGVWLAGSTTKSDNSNCEIKSSDVLPGSGLSTEVADMQIGEPGFVDTTHDMLKSRSVEVPNENGVVNGDKAQDLALDCLESEETESTNKFSHCKAGVIDMDQRLDKACNFITRDECSDYVPKASSQNLNCEISDSEVL, translated from the exons ATGGCGGTTTCCGATAGTCCAAGCGGTGCCTCCACGCCGCCTCAACAGGAACAAACCAACAAGTACGGTTTCACCAAGCCTCTCTCTCTTGCAGGTCCAACCGACGCTGATCTCCACCGTAACAACGATTTGGAGAAG TTATTACTCGATTCGGGGCTTTATGAGAGCAATGATGAGTCCGCCGCGAGGAAAGAGGTTCTTCACCGTCTCGATCAG ATTGTGAAAAGCTGGGTGAAGCAGTTGACGCGCCAACGTGGCTACACAGATCAGATGGTCGAGGATGCAAACGCAGTCATTTTCACTTTTGGTTCTTACCGACTTGGG GTTCATGGACCTGGAGTTGACATTGACACTTTGTGCATTGGTCCTTCTTATGTGAACCGAGAG gaagatttcttcatccttttgcATAACATTCTGGCTGAAATGGAAGAAGTTTCTGAACTTCAACCTGTTCCTGATGCACATGTTCCTGTAATGAAATTCAAATTCCAGGGAATATCTATAGATTTGCTGTATGCAAGTATATCACTTTTGGTTGTGCCAGAA GACCTAGATATCTCGCATGGTTCAGTGCTGTATGATGTTGATGAACCAACCGTTCGAAGTCTTAATGGCTGTCGAGTGGCAGATCAAATTCTTAAACTTGTTCCAAATATTGAG CACTTCCGAACTACACTGAGATGCTTAAAGTTTTGGGCCAAAAGGCGTGGTGTTTATTCAAAT GTTACTGGATTCCTTGGTGGTGTAAATTGGGCTATTTTAGTTGCTCGAATATGCCAGCTTTACCCTAATGCAATCCCTAGTATGTTGGTTTCCCGATTCTTCAGGGTTTATACCCAGTGGCGGTGGCCAAACCCTGTAATGCTATGCTCCATAGAAGAGAATGAACTGGGATTCCCTATATGGGATCCTCGTAGAAACCCCCGAGATAGATTCCACACTATGCCAATAATTACTCCTGCATACCCTTGCATGAATTCAAGCTACAATGTCTCGGCAAGCACTCTTCGTGTCATGATGGAACAGTTCCGCTATGGCAATAAGATTTGTGAT GAAATTGACCTCAATAAAGCCCAGTGGAGTGCACTTTTTCAGCCTTACGTCTTTTTTGAGGCATACAAAAACTATTTACAAGTGGACATAGTTGCATCAGACACTGATGATTTACTAGCATGGAAGGGCTGGGTAGAATCTCGATTGAGGCTGCTTACCCTTAAG ATAGAGCGAGATACAAATGGGATGCTGCAGTGCCATCCTTACCCACATGAGTATATAGACACATCAAAGCCTTGTGCACATTCTGCATTTTTTATGGGCTTGCAAAGGAAAGAAGGAGTAAGAGGTCAAGAGGGGCAGCAATTTGATATAAGAGGAACGGTTGATGAATTCAGACAAGAAATAAACATGTATATCTACTGGAAGCCTGGAATGGAAATTTTTGTTTCTCATGTTCGTCGAAAGCAGCTCCCTGCATTTGTTTTTCCTGATGGTTACAAACGCAGCAGAATGCCAAGGCATACAAGCCATCCAACTGAAAAAACAGGTGATGATGCCACAAAGTCCTACTCTGGGTCTGGGCCGTCTGAAAGATGCATCAAGAGGAAAAGTTACCCTGAAATGGTGGAAAAGAAGCCAGACAAACGGGCATCTATTAGCCCACAGAGGTTAGAATGTGTTTCTCCTGAAAGTTGTACTAATAAATCAGGTGGTACAGCTCAAATGAGTATTGATAGTATTGAAGGGGTTTGGTTAGCTGGTTCAACAACCAAGTCTGATAACAGCAATTGTGAAATTAAGTCATCTGACGTACTCCCAGGAAGTGGACTAAGCACCGAGGTAGCTGACATGCAGATTGGTGAACCAGGATTTGTTGACACCACACATGATATGTTGAAATCAAGGAGTGTAGAAGTTCCAAATGAG AATGGAGTTGTCAATGGGGACAAAGCTCAGGATCTGGCTTTAGATTGCTTGGAAAGTGAAGAAACCGAATCTACGAACAAGTTTTCACACTGTAAAGCGGGTGTCATTGATATGGATCAGCGACTAGACAAAGCATGTAATTTCATCACAAGGGATGAATGCTCAGATTATGTACCAAAGGCCAGCTCCCAGAACCTCAATTGCGAG ATTTCAGACTCAGAAGTGTTGTAA
- the LOC137822965 gene encoding nuclear poly(A) polymerase 4 isoform X4, translating to MEEVSELQPVPDAHVPVMKFKFQGISIDLLYASISLLVVPEDLDISHGSVLYDVDEPTVRSLNGCRVADQILKLVPNIEHFRTTLRCLKFWAKRRGVYSNVTGFLGGVNWAILVARICQLYPNAIPSMLVSRFFRVYTQWRWPNPVMLCSIEENELGFPIWDPRRNPRDRFHTMPIITPAYPCMNSSYNVSASTLRVMMEQFRYGNKICDEIDLNKAQWSALFQPYVFFEAYKNYLQVDIVASDTDDLLAWKGWVESRLRLLTLKIERDTNGMLQCHPYPHEYIDTSKPCAHSAFFMGLQRKEGVRGQEGQQFDIRGTVDEFRQEINMYIYWKPGMEIFVSHVRRKQLPAFVFPDGYKRSRMPRHTSHPTEKTGDDATKSYSGSGPSERCIKRKSYPEMVEKKPDKRASISPQRLECVSPESCTNKSGGTAQMSIDSIEGVWLAGSTTKSDNSNCEIKSSDVLPGSGLSTEVADMQIGEPGFVDTTHDMLKSRSVEVPNENGVVNGDKAQDLALDCLESEETESTNKFSHCKAGVIDMDQRLDKACNFITRDECSDYVPKASSQNLNCEVDEFGLNHMIFGRLMAEIPVTLLPCALL from the exons ATGGAAGAAGTTTCTGAACTTCAACCTGTTCCTGATGCACATGTTCCTGTAATGAAATTCAAATTCCAGGGAATATCTATAGATTTGCTGTATGCAAGTATATCACTTTTGGTTGTGCCAGAA GACCTAGATATCTCGCATGGTTCAGTGCTGTATGATGTTGATGAACCAACCGTTCGAAGTCTTAATGGCTGTCGAGTGGCAGATCAAATTCTTAAACTTGTTCCAAATATTGAG CACTTCCGAACTACACTGAGATGCTTAAAGTTTTGGGCCAAAAGGCGTGGTGTTTATTCAAAT GTTACTGGATTCCTTGGTGGTGTAAATTGGGCTATTTTAGTTGCTCGAATATGCCAGCTTTACCCTAATGCAATCCCTAGTATGTTGGTTTCCCGATTCTTCAGGGTTTATACCCAGTGGCGGTGGCCAAACCCTGTAATGCTATGCTCCATAGAAGAGAATGAACTGGGATTCCCTATATGGGATCCTCGTAGAAACCCCCGAGATAGATTCCACACTATGCCAATAATTACTCCTGCATACCCTTGCATGAATTCAAGCTACAATGTCTCGGCAAGCACTCTTCGTGTCATGATGGAACAGTTCCGCTATGGCAATAAGATTTGTGAT GAAATTGACCTCAATAAAGCCCAGTGGAGTGCACTTTTTCAGCCTTACGTCTTTTTTGAGGCATACAAAAACTATTTACAAGTGGACATAGTTGCATCAGACACTGATGATTTACTAGCATGGAAGGGCTGGGTAGAATCTCGATTGAGGCTGCTTACCCTTAAG ATAGAGCGAGATACAAATGGGATGCTGCAGTGCCATCCTTACCCACATGAGTATATAGACACATCAAAGCCTTGTGCACATTCTGCATTTTTTATGGGCTTGCAAAGGAAAGAAGGAGTAAGAGGTCAAGAGGGGCAGCAATTTGATATAAGAGGAACGGTTGATGAATTCAGACAAGAAATAAACATGTATATCTACTGGAAGCCTGGAATGGAAATTTTTGTTTCTCATGTTCGTCGAAAGCAGCTCCCTGCATTTGTTTTTCCTGATGGTTACAAACGCAGCAGAATGCCAAGGCATACAAGCCATCCAACTGAAAAAACAGGTGATGATGCCACAAAGTCCTACTCTGGGTCTGGGCCGTCTGAAAGATGCATCAAGAGGAAAAGTTACCCTGAAATGGTGGAAAAGAAGCCAGACAAACGGGCATCTATTAGCCCACAGAGGTTAGAATGTGTTTCTCCTGAAAGTTGTACTAATAAATCAGGTGGTACAGCTCAAATGAGTATTGATAGTATTGAAGGGGTTTGGTTAGCTGGTTCAACAACCAAGTCTGATAACAGCAATTGTGAAATTAAGTCATCTGACGTACTCCCAGGAAGTGGACTAAGCACCGAGGTAGCTGACATGCAGATTGGTGAACCAGGATTTGTTGACACCACACATGATATGTTGAAATCAAGGAGTGTAGAAGTTCCAAATGAG AATGGAGTTGTCAATGGGGACAAAGCTCAGGATCTGGCTTTAGATTGCTTGGAAAGTGAAGAAACCGAATCTACGAACAAGTTTTCACACTGTAAAGCGGGTGTCATTGATATGGATCAGCGACTAGACAAAGCATGTAATTTCATCACAAGGGATGAATGCTCAGATTATGTACCAAAGGCCAGCTCCCAGAACCTCAATTGCGAG GTGGACGAGTTTGGATTGAATCACATGATCTTTGGGAGGTTAATGGCTGAAATTCCTGTCACGCTGCTACCCTGTGCTTTGTTGTGA